The proteins below are encoded in one region of Dehalococcoidia bacterium:
- the secA gene encoding preprotein translocase subunit SecA, protein MKWLNKLIGDPNEKELKRLQPIVDEINELEPELMALADDDLRAKTEEFRARLDEGETLDDLLPEAFAVVREASRRWTGRRHFDVQLVGGIVLHQGKVAEMKTGEGKTLVASLPLYLNALAGRGAHLVTVNDYLAKRGPQYMGPGQIFTRLGLSVGVLQHESAFLVAQEKVSDVPNAEYLVPCQRRDAYRADVLYGTNHEFGFDYLRDNMARSLDDCVQRELYYAIVDEVDSILIDEARTPLIISGPAEENVGIYQAFARIVPTLRHEEDYEVDEKQKVVTLTDAGVEKVEHGLGIDNIYSAENYKLTRFLDAALKAQIIFQRDRDYVVKDGEIIIVDDFTGRLMYGRRWSDGLHQAVEAKERVKIQNESVTYATITLQNYFRLYEKLAGMTGTALTEAEEFDKIYKLEVVAIPTNMPMVREDAGDLVYRTEEGKFNAVVEDVIERHAVGQPVLVGTVSIEKSEYLAELLSRRGVKLEVLNAKQHEREAAIVAQAGRRGAVTIATNMAGRGTDIILGGEPEDRDPQEWTAEHEQVVGLGGLHIIGTERHESRRIDNQLRGRAGRQGDPGSSRFYVSFEDDVMRRFAPEWLPGMMTKLGMDDQTPIEHSWVTKAISTAQQKVEGYNFDIRKHVVEYDDVMNMHRKVIYEERQKILEGGDMRANVRQMVDEELAAVVSAHVEGRPQDEWDLASMLAQLTAIMPLPASLSEDTLLEMTPEQMREHVQEIAHAAYDRKIAEFEPAKGIAPFGDDPFGFVERQVLLQTIDVLWVEHLTAMEEMREGIGLQAYGQNDPLVMYKREGHDMFDQLKGNIRNLVARNIFHQQLTLRQGPPPPQASAEQQALAAGAANGALPAAEEAAAPPPSVTRPAPRLRENREAPVANGNGNGARNGAAGKPAPALVATKMPGRNEPCYCGSGMKYKKCHGKLA, encoded by the coding sequence ATGAAGTGGTTGAACAAACTGATCGGCGATCCCAACGAGAAGGAGCTGAAACGGCTCCAGCCGATCGTGGACGAGATCAACGAGCTTGAGCCGGAGCTGATGGCGCTTGCAGACGACGATCTGCGCGCCAAGACCGAGGAGTTCCGCGCCCGGCTCGACGAAGGCGAAACGCTCGACGATCTGCTGCCTGAAGCCTTCGCCGTGGTGCGCGAGGCCTCACGCCGCTGGACCGGCCGCCGTCACTTCGACGTGCAGCTCGTGGGCGGCATCGTGCTGCACCAGGGCAAGGTCGCGGAGATGAAGACGGGCGAGGGCAAGACGCTCGTCGCCTCGCTGCCGCTCTACCTCAACGCGCTGGCCGGCCGCGGCGCCCACCTCGTCACCGTCAACGACTACCTGGCCAAGCGCGGCCCGCAGTATATGGGCCCCGGCCAGATCTTCACCCGGCTCGGTCTCAGCGTCGGTGTGCTGCAACACGAATCGGCCTTCCTCGTGGCGCAGGAGAAGGTCTCCGACGTGCCCAACGCCGAGTATCTCGTGCCCTGCCAGCGTCGCGACGCGTATCGGGCCGACGTGCTCTACGGCACCAACCACGAGTTCGGCTTCGACTACCTGCGTGACAACATGGCCCGCAGCCTCGACGACTGCGTGCAGCGCGAGCTGTACTACGCGATCGTGGACGAGGTCGACAGCATCCTGATCGACGAAGCGCGCACGCCGCTGATCATCAGCGGCCCGGCGGAAGAGAACGTCGGCATCTACCAGGCCTTCGCCCGCATCGTGCCCACGCTGCGCCACGAAGAAGATTATGAAGTTGATGAGAAGCAGAAGGTCGTGACGCTGACCGATGCCGGCGTCGAGAAGGTCGAGCACGGCCTCGGCATCGACAATATCTACTCCGCCGAAAACTACAAGCTCACCCGCTTTCTCGACGCGGCGCTGAAGGCGCAGATCATCTTCCAGCGCGACCGCGACTACGTGGTTAAAGACGGCGAGATCATCATCGTTGATGACTTCACCGGGCGCTTGATGTATGGCCGGCGCTGGTCCGACGGCCTGCATCAGGCGGTCGAGGCAAAAGAACGGGTCAAGATTCAGAACGAAAGCGTGACCTACGCCACGATCACGCTGCAGAACTACTTCCGCCTCTACGAGAAGCTTGCGGGTATGACCGGCACGGCGCTGACGGAGGCCGAAGAGTTCGACAAGATCTACAAGCTCGAAGTCGTGGCGATCCCGACGAATATGCCCATGGTCCGCGAAGACGCCGGCGACCTCGTTTACCGCACGGAAGAGGGCAAGTTCAACGCCGTGGTCGAAGACGTGATCGAGCGGCACGCGGTGGGACAGCCGGTGCTCGTCGGCACGGTCTCGATCGAGAAGTCCGAGTACCTGGCGGAGCTGTTGAGCCGGCGCGGCGTCAAGCTCGAAGTGCTGAACGCCAAGCAGCATGAGCGCGAGGCGGCGATCGTGGCGCAGGCCGGCCGGCGGGGCGCGGTGACCATCGCGACGAACATGGCGGGCCGCGGCACCGACATCATCCTCGGCGGCGAGCCGGAGGACCGCGACCCGCAGGAGTGGACCGCCGAGCACGAGCAGGTCGTGGGTTTGGGCGGTCTGCACATTATCGGCACCGAGCGCCACGAGTCGCGACGCATCGACAACCAGTTGCGCGGCCGTGCCGGTCGCCAGGGCGACCCCGGCAGCTCGCGCTTCTATGTCTCCTTCGAAGACGACGTGATGCGTCGCTTCGCGCCGGAGTGGCTGCCGGGCATGATGACCAAGCTCGGCATGGACGACCAGACGCCGATCGAGCACTCCTGGGTGACCAAGGCGATCTCCACCGCGCAGCAGAAGGTCGAGGGCTACAACTTCGACATCCGCAAGCATGTGGTCGAGTACGACGACGTGATGAACATGCACCGCAAAGTGATCTACGAGGAGCGCCAGAAGATCCTCGAAGGCGGCGACATGCGCGCCAACGTGCGGCAAATGGTGGACGAGGAGCTTGCCGCCGTGGTCAGCGCCCACGTCGAGGGCCGGCCGCAGGACGAGTGGGACCTGGCCAGCATGCTGGCGCAGCTCACGGCGATCATGCCGCTGCCCGCGAGCCTCAGCGAAGACACGCTGCTGGAGATGACGCCCGAGCAGATGCGCGAGCACGTGCAGGAGATCGCGCATGCGGCCTACGATCGCAAGATCGCCGAGTTCGAGCCGGCCAAAGGCATCGCGCCCTTCGGCGACGATCCCTTCGGCTTCGTGGAGCGGCAGGTGCTGCTGCAGACGATCGACGTGCTCTGGGTGGAGCATCTGACCGCGATGGAGGAGATGCGCGAGGGCATCGGCCTGCAGGCCTACGGCCAGAACGACCCGCTCGTGATGTACAAGCGGGAGGGCCACGACATGTTCGATCAGCTGAAGGGCAATATCCGCAATTTGGTTGCTCGCAACATCTTCCACCAGCAGCTCACGCTCCGCCAGGGCCCGCCGCCGCCCCAGGCCAGCGCCGAGCAGCAGGCCCTCGCCGCGGGCGCCGCCAACGGCGCTTTGCCCGCCGCCGAAGAGGCCGCGGCGCCGCCGCCGTCCGTCACCCGCCCCGCGCCGCGCCTGCGCGAGAACCGCGAGGCGCCCGTGGCGAACGGCAACGGCAACGGGGCACGGAACGGCGCCGCAGGCAAGCCCGCGCCGGCGCTGGTTGCCACGAAAATGCCCGGCCGCAACGAGCCCTGCTACTGCGGCAGCGGCATGAAGTACAAGAAGTGCCACGGGAAGCTGGCGTAG
- the coxB gene encoding cytochrome c oxidase subunit II: protein MRYRRWGVLLSGLLCGAAVVALGSGAAQADSPSAFDPHSPTARSITTLLWIMLVLAAIVFVLIEGGLLYATFHFRARRDAAEPRQIEGNRRIEIIWFTIPGILVVVLFILALRSMNTIAATPADALHIDVIGHDWWWEYRYPDAKVETANELVVPAGRPVQLDLYSQDVIHSWWVPELAGKTDVIPGKHNTLWFKAEKEGTYLGQCAEFCGLQHAGMRLRVIALPDDRFNQWLAAEAAPATAPAAGDAQAGAAVFAGRTCISCHAVRGSNAAAQVGPDLTHFGARQTLAAGVLDNTPADLARWLANPQAVKPGNQMPNLKLSAQEIQQLVTYLEGLK, encoded by the coding sequence ATGCGATATCGGCGGTGGGGAGTTCTCCTTTCCGGTTTGCTGTGTGGCGCGGCGGTGGTGGCGCTCGGCAGCGGGGCAGCGCAGGCCGACAGCCCTTCCGCCTTTGACCCGCACTCGCCCACGGCGCGCTCGATCACCACGCTGCTGTGGATCATGCTGGTGCTCGCGGCGATCGTCTTCGTGCTGATCGAGGGCGGGCTGCTCTATGCGACGTTCCATTTCCGCGCCCGCCGCGACGCCGCCGAGCCGCGCCAAATCGAAGGCAACCGCCGCATCGAGATCATCTGGTTCACGATTCCCGGAATCCTCGTGGTCGTGCTCTTCATCCTGGCCCTGCGCTCGATGAACACGATCGCCGCCACGCCGGCCGACGCCCTGCACATCGACGTGATCGGCCACGACTGGTGGTGGGAGTACCGCTATCCAGACGCGAAGGTAGAAACCGCGAACGAGCTGGTGGTGCCGGCGGGCCGGCCGGTGCAGCTCGACCTCTATTCGCAGGACGTGATCCATAGCTGGTGGGTGCCCGAGCTTGCCGGCAAGACCGACGTGATTCCCGGCAAGCACAACACGCTCTGGTTCAAGGCGGAGAAGGAGGGCACCTATCTTGGCCAGTGCGCCGAGTTCTGCGGCCTGCAGCACGCGGGCATGCGCCTGCGCGTGATCGCGCTGCCCGACGATCGGTTCAACCAGTGGCTTGCGGCGGAGGCGGCGCCGGCAACGGCTCCGGCCGCCGGCGACGCCCAGGCCGGCGCCGCGGTCTTCGCAGGCCGTACCTGCATCTCCTGTCACGCGGTGCGCGGCAGCAACGCCGCCGCGCAGGTGGGGCCGGACCTGACGCACTTCGGCGCGCGGCAGACGCTGGCCGCCGGCGTGCTCGACAACACGCCGGCCGATCTCGCCCGTTGGCTGGCGAACCCCCAGGCGGTGAAGCCCGGCAACCAGATGCCGAACCTGAAGCTCTCGGCGCAGGAGATCCAGCAGCTCGTGACCTATCTCGAAGGGTTGAAGTAG
- a CDS encoding lysophospholipid acyltransferase family protein, which yields MPREAGVAPPASALPPPQQPRHLRWPLWWPVCRLRGALLRLVIFPALRLLYRIDMSGAEQFEGLGACVIVANHCSHLDNALILAALPAARRRRLAIAAAADTIFKRRGRGMLAALLGNAFPVARGGGTARSIEYCRWLLERGWSVLLYPEGRLTVGGPMQPFRHGIGVLATAAPVPVVPLRVEILRRGMGEGRRLPWRGRAAVHIGAPCDFPPEASADAVVKALEAAVFAAGRA from the coding sequence GTGCCACGGGAAGCTGGCGTAGCGCCGCCGGCTTCCGCCCTGCCACCGCCGCAACAGCCGCGCCACCTGCGCTGGCCGCTGTGGTGGCCGGTCTGCCGTCTGCGCGGCGCCCTGCTGCGCCTCGTCATCTTCCCGGCGCTGCGACTGCTCTACCGCATCGACATGAGCGGCGCGGAGCAGTTCGAAGGGCTCGGCGCCTGCGTGATCGTCGCCAATCACTGCAGCCATCTCGACAATGCCCTGATCCTGGCGGCGCTGCCGGCCGCGCGCCGCCGGCGGCTGGCGATCGCCGCCGCGGCCGACACGATCTTCAAGCGCCGCGGCCGGGGCATGCTGGCGGCCTTGCTGGGCAATGCCTTTCCCGTGGCCCGGGGCGGCGGCACTGCGCGCAGCATCGAGTACTGCCGCTGGCTGCTGGAACGCGGCTGGTCGGTGCTGCTCTATCCCGAGGGCCGGCTGACGGTCGGCGGGCCGATGCAGCCCTTCCGCCACGGCATCGGCGTGCTGGCCACGGCTGCGCCCGTGCCGGTCGTGCCGCTGCGCGTCGAGATACTGCGGCGCGGCATGGGCGAAGGCCGGCGGCTGCCGTGGCGCGGCCGTGCGGCAGTCCACATCGGCGCCCCCTGCGATTTCCCGCCGGAAGCGAGCGCGGATGCGGTGGTGAAGGCGCTGGAGGCGGCCGTTTTCGCGGCGGGCCGCGCTTAG
- the ctaD gene encoding cytochrome c oxidase subunit I, translating to MASVAGTQPGAVPRPASELALWRWVATVDHKQIGILYLVTTFAFFAIGGVEALLMRIQLATSDNHFLSPSQYNALMTMHGTTMIFLFVMPALIGFANYFVPLLIGARDMAFPRLNALSFWLLLFGGLLLNFSPFAGGSPDAGWFAYAPLTERAYSPGFAVDYWSLGILVTGAGTIASAVNLLVTITNMRAPGVSWGRLSMFVWMILVTAVLILAAFPSLTAAAFMLEADRRFGAHFFDTNVNGDALLWQHMFWFFGHPEVYIMALPAFGIVSEVIPVFSRKPLFGYTVMAASGVAIGFLSMTVWAHHMFAVGMGTAANAFFGASSMLIAIPTGIKIFNWLATMWGGALRLTTAMLFSIGFIAMFFIGGLSGVSLALVPVDWQVTDSYYVVAHFHYVLFGGTMLGVFSGIYYWFPKVTGRLLDERVGQFHFWLTLIGFNLTFFPMHLLGLLGMPRRIYTYPADRGWDGYNLIATIGAFVLAVAVIVFLWNVLQSWLRGAPAGDNPWEAWSLEWATSSPPPPHNFDRIPIVHGRRPLRDGPVFDGLEAGGTP from the coding sequence ATGGCGAGCGTCGCCGGAACCCAGCCCGGCGCCGTGCCGCGCCCCGCCAGCGAGCTGGCGCTGTGGCGCTGGGTGGCGACGGTCGATCACAAGCAGATCGGCATTCTCTACCTGGTCACGACCTTCGCCTTCTTCGCCATCGGCGGCGTCGAGGCGTTGCTGATGCGCATTCAGCTCGCCACCAGCGACAACCACTTCCTTTCGCCCAGCCAGTACAACGCGCTGATGACGATGCACGGCACGACGATGATCTTCCTCTTCGTGATGCCGGCGCTGATCGGTTTCGCCAACTACTTCGTGCCGCTGCTGATCGGGGCGCGAGATATGGCCTTTCCCCGGCTGAACGCGCTCAGCTTCTGGCTGCTCTTGTTCGGCGGGCTGCTGCTCAACTTCAGCCCCTTCGCCGGGGGATCGCCCGATGCGGGCTGGTTCGCCTACGCGCCGCTGACGGAGCGCGCCTACTCGCCCGGCTTCGCCGTCGATTACTGGTCGCTTGGCATCCTCGTCACCGGCGCGGGCACGATCGCCAGCGCCGTGAACCTGCTGGTGACGATCACGAACATGCGGGCGCCCGGCGTGAGCTGGGGACGGCTCTCGATGTTCGTCTGGATGATCCTGGTCACCGCCGTGCTGATCCTCGCCGCGTTCCCCAGCCTCACCGCCGCGGCGTTCATGCTCGAAGCGGACCGTCGCTTCGGCGCCCACTTCTTCGACACGAACGTCAACGGCGACGCGCTGCTCTGGCAGCACATGTTCTGGTTCTTCGGCCACCCCGAGGTCTATATCATGGCGCTGCCGGCCTTCGGCATCGTCTCCGAGGTGATCCCCGTCTTCTCGCGCAAGCCGCTGTTCGGCTACACGGTGATGGCGGCCTCCGGCGTGGCGATTGGCTTCCTTTCGATGACCGTCTGGGCGCACCACATGTTCGCCGTGGGCATGGGCACGGCGGCGAACGCCTTCTTCGGCGCCTCCAGCATGCTGATCGCGATTCCCACCGGCATCAAGATCTTCAACTGGCTGGCGACGATGTGGGGCGGCGCCCTGCGTTTGACGACGGCGATGCTGTTCTCGATCGGCTTCATCGCCATGTTCTTCATCGGCGGGCTCAGCGGCGTCAGCCTGGCGCTGGTGCCGGTGGACTGGCAGGTGACGGACAGCTATTACGTCGTGGCCCACTTCCATTACGTGCTCTTCGGCGGCACCATGCTCGGTGTCTTCTCCGGCATTTACTACTGGTTCCCCAAGGTCACCGGCCGGCTGCTGGACGAGCGCGTCGGCCAGTTCCATTTCTGGCTGACGCTGATCGGCTTCAACCTCACCTTCTTCCCCATGCACCTGCTCGGCCTGCTGGGCATGCCGCGCCGCATCTACACCTATCCGGCCGATCGCGGCTGGGACGGCTACAACCTGATCGCGACGATCGGCGCTTTCGTGCTGGCCGTGGCCGTGATCGTCTTCCTCTGGAACGTGTTGCAGAGCTGGCTGCGCGGCGCACCGGCCGGCGACAATCCCTGGGAGGCGTGGTCACTGGAGTGGGCGACCAGCTCGCCGCCGCCGCCGCACAACTTCGACCGCATTCCCATCGTGCACGGCCGCCGCCCGCTGCGCGACGGACCGGTCTTTGACGGGCTTGAGGCCGGAGGGACGCCGTGA
- a CDS encoding heme-copper oxidase subunit III — protein sequence MSAARAAPAARPSGPSNAALGTLIFISSEATFFLFLLIAYISYRDANAGPSAKSALDVGRTAIFSACLWASSGTIWLAGRQLRRGDGRGFRLLLGLTILLGLIFLLGQAWEYHTLLDEHVTLARNLFGSTFFTLTGFHGLHVAIGLLLLCTLFGLNAAGVIASPHNGALRSIEYYWHFVDAVWVFIFVFVYLWALR from the coding sequence GTGAGCGCCGCCCGCGCCGCGCCCGCCGCCCGCCCGTCGGGGCCCTCGAACGCCGCGCTCGGCACGCTGATCTTCATCTCGTCGGAGGCGACCTTCTTCCTTTTCCTGCTGATCGCCTACATCAGCTACCGCGACGCCAATGCCGGCCCCTCGGCGAAGTCGGCGCTCGACGTCGGCCGCACGGCGATCTTCTCGGCCTGCCTCTGGGCGAGCAGCGGCACGATCTGGCTCGCCGGCCGGCAGCTACGGCGGGGTGACGGGCGCGGCTTCCGCCTCCTGCTCGGCCTGACGATCCTGCTGGGGCTGATCTTCCTGCTGGGCCAGGCGTGGGAGTACCACACCCTGCTGGATGAGCACGTGACGCTGGCGCGGAACCTGTTCGGCTCGACGTTCTTTACGCTCACCGGCTTTCACGGCCTGCATGTGGCGATCGGCCTGCTGCTGCTCTGCACGCTGTTCGGCCTGAATGCGGCCGGCGTCATCGCCTCGCCGCACAACGGTGCGCTGCGCAGCATCGAGTACTACTGGCACTTTGTGGACGCCGTCTGGGTGTTCATCTTCGTCTTTGTTTACCTGTGGGCGCTGAGATGA
- a CDS encoding ubiquinol-cytochrome c reductase iron-sulfur subunit: MTEQAGEPRPPGAAREAVLSRRRLLTRVAVGGGGLVALALAVPVVGYLLGPLFDSTPATWADLGPVDSFRQGETREAELSDPSSLPWAGETARTAVWVRRGSGNDFTAFQVNCTHLGCPVNWLPEAQLFLCPCHGGVYNGDGTVAGGPPPRSLFTYETRIRDGRLQALVSGLQTV; the protein is encoded by the coding sequence ATGACAGAGCAGGCCGGAGAGCCGAGGCCGCCGGGAGCCGCACGTGAAGCCGTCCTCTCCCGCCGCCGCCTGCTGACGCGGGTGGCCGTGGGCGGCGGCGGGCTGGTGGCGCTGGCGCTGGCCGTGCCCGTCGTCGGCTATCTGCTCGGGCCGTTGTTCGACTCCACGCCCGCGACCTGGGCCGATCTCGGCCCCGTCGACAGCTTCCGCCAGGGCGAAACGCGCGAGGCCGAGCTGTCCGATCCGTCGTCGCTGCCCTGGGCGGGCGAGACGGCCCGCACGGCCGTTTGGGTGCGCCGCGGCTCCGGCAACGACTTCACGGCCTTCCAGGTGAACTGCACCCACCTGGGCTGCCCGGTGAACTGGCTGCCCGAGGCGCAGCTCTTCCTCTGCCCCTGCCACGGCGGCGTCTACAACGGCGACGGCACGGTGGCCGGCGGGCCGCCGCCGCGCAGCCTCTTCACCTACGAGACACGGATTCGCGACGGGCGCCTACAGGCGCTGGTAAGCGGGCTGCAGACTGTATGA
- a CDS encoding cytochrome b N-terminal domain-containing protein: protein MKLLIGAWRWLDERLGFSSTIMPVVRHPVPRSVNWWYVTGSATLMAFILQVVTGVALATNYVPAPSNAYDSLHFITSQAEFGNILRGMHFFGASAMVVLVLIHMTQVFMTGSYKFPRELNWLSGVLLLALTLAMAFTGQLLRWDQNAFWSTVVGAEQAARTPIIGGILTKLLIAGKTVGGATLTRFFAIHVFLIPALIFGMIGLHLYLAIRHGVSEWPRAGRPVHKATYLQEYEEELKQGEPFFPDAAWKDAVVMLLVVVAIIALAAIFGPPHLGKPADPTIVQAYPRPDWYFVWYFAVLALSPPSIENLVILGFPLLVFLGLALIPLLWPTGERSLRSRPWAPAVVTIPVILVVVLSVEGFRAPWSPNFAALGASPLPAAVQTQLDPARQKGAQVFQFRGCRACHAIAGSGGHKGPDLGAVGDRLTPAQLTTRIAAGGGGMPAYAGVLSPAEMQVLVDFLQGLRSPNREPAGTPLAP, encoded by the coding sequence GTGAAGCTGCTGATCGGAGCGTGGCGCTGGCTGGACGAGCGGCTGGGCTTCTCCAGCACGATCATGCCGGTCGTGCGCCATCCCGTGCCGCGCAGCGTCAACTGGTGGTACGTCACCGGCAGCGCCACGTTGATGGCCTTCATCTTGCAGGTCGTCACCGGCGTGGCGCTGGCGACGAACTACGTGCCAGCGCCCAGCAACGCCTACGACAGCCTGCATTTCATCACCAGCCAGGCCGAGTTCGGCAACATCCTGCGCGGCATGCACTTCTTCGGCGCCAGCGCGATGGTCGTGCTGGTGCTGATCCACATGACGCAGGTCTTCATGACCGGCTCCTACAAATTCCCGCGCGAGTTGAACTGGCTGAGCGGCGTGCTGCTGCTGGCGCTGACCCTGGCGATGGCCTTCACCGGCCAACTGTTGCGCTGGGATCAGAACGCTTTCTGGTCGACCGTGGTCGGCGCGGAGCAGGCGGCGCGCACGCCGATCATCGGCGGCATCCTGACGAAGCTGCTGATCGCGGGCAAGACCGTGGGCGGCGCGACGCTGACACGGTTCTTCGCGATCCACGTCTTTCTGATTCCGGCGCTGATCTTCGGCATGATTGGCCTGCATCTGTATCTCGCGATCCGTCACGGCGTCTCCGAGTGGCCGCGGGCGGGGCGGCCCGTGCACAAGGCGACGTATTTGCAGGAATACGAGGAGGAACTGAAGCAGGGTGAGCCGTTCTTCCCGGACGCGGCCTGGAAGGACGCGGTCGTGATGCTGCTGGTCGTCGTCGCGATCATCGCGCTGGCGGCGATCTTCGGCCCGCCGCACCTGGGCAAGCCGGCCGATCCGACGATCGTGCAGGCGTATCCGCGGCCGGACTGGTACTTCGTCTGGTATTTCGCCGTGCTCGCGCTGAGCCCACCGTCGATCGAGAATCTGGTGATCCTTGGCTTTCCGCTGCTCGTCTTTCTCGGGCTGGCGCTGATTCCGCTGCTCTGGCCCACGGGCGAACGCAGCCTGCGCAGCCGGCCATGGGCGCCGGCCGTCGTCACCATTCCGGTGATTCTGGTCGTTGTGCTGAGCGTCGAGGGCTTCCGGGCACCATGGTCGCCGAACTTCGCGGCGCTGGGCGCAAGCCCCTTGCCGGCCGCGGTGCAGACGCAACTCGACCCGGCGCGGCAGAAAGGGGCGCAGGTCTTCCAGTTTCGCGGCTGCCGCGCCTGCCATGCGATCGCTGGTTCAGGCGGGCACAAAGGCCCGGACCTGGGCGCGGTTGGGGATCGATTGACACCGGCGCAGCTCACCACGCGCATCGCCGCGGGCGGAGGCGGCATGCCGGCCTACGCCGGCGTGCTCTCGCCCGCGGAGATGCAGGTTCTGGTTGATTTCCTGCAAGGACTGCGCTCGCCCAACCGGGAGCCGGCTGGCACACCGCTTGCGCCGTAG
- a CDS encoding c-type cytochrome, translating to MIGRRGRELAVLGALLIFGAALLAACGSEGSSLLPSQITDGGTLYAQNCAACHGERGRGGIAVSLDDALYQRLTSDETLRQVIERGRPGNQMPAYGSNFGGTLSDQQLDALVRAIRGFGPPQATPPAGAPRLSGQNLPAGDAARGQQVYAASCARCHGQQGEGGSGGALKAPNALALSSDALLRRVIVTGIARRGMPDYANLGGAALTDQQVNDLVALLASWRAGALATPAPGGAH from the coding sequence GTGATCGGCCGGCGCGGGCGAGAACTGGCCGTGCTCGGCGCGCTGCTGATCTTCGGCGCCGCGCTGCTGGCCGCCTGCGGCTCGGAAGGATCGAGCTTGCTGCCGAGCCAGATCACGGATGGCGGCACGCTGTACGCGCAGAACTGCGCCGCCTGCCACGGGGAGCGCGGCCGCGGCGGTATCGCCGTCTCGCTGGACGATGCGTTGTATCAGCGGCTGACCTCGGACGAGACGCTGCGCCAGGTGATCGAGCGGGGCCGGCCAGGCAACCAGATGCCGGCCTACGGCAGCAACTTCGGCGGCACGCTGAGCGATCAACAGCTCGACGCGCTGGTGAGGGCGATCCGCGGCTTCGGCCCGCCGCAGGCCACGCCGCCCGCCGGCGCGCCGCGCCTTTCCGGGCAGAACCTGCCGGCGGGCGACGCGGCTCGCGGGCAGCAGGTCTACGCGGCGAGCTGCGCCCGCTGCCACGGCCAGCAGGGCGAAGGCGGCAGCGGCGGCGCGCTCAAGGCGCCGAACGCCCTGGCGCTGAGCAGCGACGCGCTCCTGCGGCGGGTGATCGTGACCGGCATCGCGCGGCGGGGCATGCCGGATTACGCAAACCTGGGCGGCGCCGCGCTAACCGATCAGCAGGTGAACGACCTGGTGGCCTTACTCGCCTCCTGGCGGGCCGGCGCACTGGCGACGCCGGCGCCGGGGGGCGCGCACTGA